GACAATTTACTGGCATATTCGTAGTTATACTTAACCAAGTATCTGTTTTCATGGCTGCAATGTCATCGtcgccatcatcatcatcatcattaacttACAATTGACTCAACCTTGTGTGACTTAGTTCTGCTTATGAGGAGGGGAGTTTCTGTGAGACTTTCCACTTGAGGGCCAGTGGTTGGAGGTGTTGCGAGTCATGTGGGAAGGTAAGATGAAATTTCTTCTGGTTTATTTATATGCTGTCTGTGCTTATGTGGTTATATAATGGATGGTATGCAGCtgccatttattttattgtaaatcATCCAAGTTTAATTTTCCATTACAGGGGGTTCATTGTGGATGTATTGTTTCAATTCAAACTTTCACATTGTTGGATGCTGGAGGTATTGCGTGCATGGCATGTGAGAGGAAGAGTTTTGTTTTGGTAAGGGCAAATTCATCTCTTACTGCTGAATCATAgtcattttatgttttattatgaCCATTGATGGTTTCTCTGATCAAATATGTGATTCATACGCCATTAGTTGGATAATGGAAAATATGTTCCTTCTATTACTGCCAGCACCTTATAAATTTGCTATTGTAGGAGAGTAATCCACAAATTCTTCTGACTGCAACCTCTGCTGATGTGGTACATaaccttgttcaattttaattgtgatagatttatttttgctttatattCTGTGTTTCAGACGTCAAACCCTGCCTGGTCTCCTTTGTTTTACCATGCACCTTTCCCCGAGAGACTCAAAGACCTTTCTGTCAAAAGTTGGAGTCAATTAGCTGGTTCAGGTCCTGTACCATGGCGTCAAGCACCCAGTTTGTTTAATCCTTCTGCTGCACAGTCTGAATTGCAAACAAGGATGCCTTATGAAGTTGACAGGCTTAATACCGGTGAAAGATTTTCTGCCCCTTCCCTAGAGAAAAGGAAAGTTGaggatttttctgaaaaatttatcAATGGAAACCTGAGGATTCGCTTACAGGATATAGTTGAGAATGGGAATGCAGGTACAGATGCTTTACCTACATTTTATGCTGTTTCAAGGAAAGAAGTGCACGATGACTTGGCAGTTTCATGCTGCCATGCTTGGGAGTGTTATAGAAACAACTGTAAGTTAATTATTTGTTGCAGGAATCATTGGTGAGGAGCAACCACAACCATCATCATCTTTAATGGAGGATGCATCGGGCCAACAATTTGGAATAACAATACCTTATAAATCTATAAGCGAATCAAATAGTCAAATTGAGGGCTCTGTAAATGCTTTACAGCCAGCCCCTCCACCTCCGTTTACAAAGCATTTTCATGGGAGTTTACATAATGGAGTCGATTCATCAGTTGATGGTCACATACGCAATGGGAAGCCTAGAACAGATGCCCGTGGAAGAAGCCAGTTACTTCCTCGGTACTGGCCAAGGTTTACTGATGGAGAGCTACAACAAATTTCTGGAAAGTATCCTTTATGTCAGCAATGGtttctctatattttaatttttcaaaaaataaattatcattttagatAATCTGTGCCATATTGTTTGGAGGcagttttgtatttaaaaattacaatcttCTAGTCTTCTCCACATTTGATTTTCTGACTTATGAAGATGAGTTAGGTTTTGCAAGATGGTTCTGCTCTATTTTGTTTGTGATAACTATATCTTCCTAGTCCTCTTTGCATTTATGGATCCTGAAACCTTAACCCTATTTAAGTTCTAATTCTGTGATCAAACCTTTGTTTGAGAAGATGCTGAGTGCTAGTGATGCTGGACGAATTGGGCGTTTGGTGCTGCCGAAAAAATGTGCAGAGGTTGGTACTCATGCTTCACAGCTTCACCTTTCACTTTGTTTATCAGTTTTATTCTAAAAGCTTTGCATATTGGATTTTGGAGGAACCAAGAAtgtattcttgttttttcttttttagaaaaatgagaaaaaaaaagaagacaaagtgataatagaaagaaaagtttaTTAGTCTGAGCAATATATATCAGTTacagatattttctttttcttggttatgcAATGCTTTATAGTTGTggtgttatttttctttttatggaccAAGGAGTTTTCAAGTCACGGTCATGGTCCTCATGGATAATAATGCTGATGGGTGACTGTGGTTACTGTCAAGACTGCTTGTGATAACACCCTCATATACTATGGATGTTCCACTATAGAGTTGTGTATTCTTGCATACCTCATATTCTCTCAGAGTGTTGTCCCAGCACAGTCAGTTGAAAGATGATTCACCAAAATGGTGATGAATCACACAActctttttgttgattttcctgGCTGCTTCTTATTGAAAATACTTTAGAAGTATGGAAAGAACATTTCTGAATGCAATTTGTCGTGTTAAAATACATGCATGTTTTTTGTGCATTTGCAGTTTTGACTCCTATGAAACATTTTTAGTTGGAGAATAGTCATGCTGCCACATTAATGGTGTAGCTcgtatatcaaatatataatttcattgagGAGTTCTGCACGGTTTTAATATCTAACTCTCTCCCTTTGTGTGTGGGCACTCTATAATTTCATCAACACTAACATTGTGCTTGCCATGACACAGGCCTATTTTCCTCCCATCTCGCAGCCTGAAGGTCTACCTCTCAGGGTCCAAGATTCTAAAGGGAAAGAGTGGATTTTTCAATTTCGGTTTTGGCCTAACAATAATAGTAGAATGTATGTTCTGGAGGGAGTTACTCCTTGCATACAAAACATGCAATTGCAAGCAGGCGATATAGGTAGCTGCCAAATTATGTGAAATTATGTTCAgaagattcttaatttgttaattgCAGCAAGGGTTAtgtcttcatttttattctctctAGTTTTGTTGGACCGGTTTATTTCTGTCCGCTAGATTTGTCAATGTCATGGCTTTGGATCTGGTCAATCATCCCACTGCTGCTTtgtagttttgatatttttctgtCTTCTTTCATGCCTTTCAATTCATTTTCCATGTGATTTGGTGCCATCCTCCTATGCTTTAGTGCATCATggttttagggtttatgatATTGGATCTGAAATTTAATTCTGTTTCCTCAGTAACATTCAGTCGATTAGAGCCAGAAGGCAAATTGGTTATGGGATTCAGAAAGGCCACCTCTGCTCCGCCTTCTGATCAGGTATGCCCTAGTGCAATTGCTGAACACTTTTTTTCTAGATTATCCATTCATACTTGCTGGAGCTCAAACAATAGGTTATGTGGAAATTTGTAAGGATAATGTTTCTGAATTCAATGAGGTATCAACAACACATTATATATGGGTGATACCAGAGACTTGAATCCTTGCTGGTACCTCTCCAAGGTCAATGATATTATATTCCAATATCACCTTGTTAAGTCCTAATTTGGTACTAAATTTACTGTCCTTTCTTCCAAATTCATTGCATCATAGCCTAAATTTACCTTAAAAGTGGGCATGGAACTTTCCATGCCTTTAAAAACCTGGAAGTTAATGCATGAATGAAATTTTATGTGATGAAATGGAAGTTTGTAGCGTGTTAATATTTCTATAGCACTTTATTTTACAGGAAGAATGCTGAGGTATAATGAAGTGAgattttcagttcatttttttccttttctggtTACCTTCATCGTGTTTCGTTTTTGGCATTTAATCTGAGAAAGCCAAGAGATAACTTGAAAATATGACGACGGTACATAGTTTCATTAGGGTGATTGCAATGTGCTTCAAAGTTTGGTTTGTTGCTTTTAGTTATGTCAAGTAAAATGCTTTGCTACAAAATTGTGGTTTGTCAAATGTTGCCCTTTCAATTTGTAGCCAACTTCAACACTTAatccaacaaaataaattctaaaatatgtgTTATTTTTGCAGGACAATGAAACAAGTCAGACTGGTAATGGTGTTTCTACAAAAGGAGATGTTAGTATTACAAACCTTATACTAGTGGAATTGCTTCATTGCCTTTTTTAAGTTAACACAAGGTCACCTAGCTTTTCATCAATCTACCAGGCTGAATTGGATCCTAGTCCTTGGTCTAAAGTCGACAAATCAGGTTACATAGCAAAAGAAGTTCTTGAAGGAAAATCTTCTATCAGAAAGAGGAAGAGCAGCACATTGGGTTCCAAGAGTAAGCGCCTGAGGATTGAAAATGAGGATATGATTGAATTGAAGCTAACATGGGAAGAAGCACAAGGATTGCTCCGTCCCCCTCCTGACCATGTTCCCAGTATTGTGGCGATTGAAGGGTTTGAGTTTGAGGAATACGAGGTTTGATTGTTTCCATACTCAAAATAAGTTTATGCCAATGAgtggttttctttctttagcCACCCTTGATATCCCTTATTCTGACATCTGTCCTTCCAATGTGCTTGTGTTTAAGTCATTGTGAAGGTAGAGGTTGCTTGTTTTTCACTACTTTGATACCGTCAACTAACGGCTTATTTACTTATTTGTCCCTTTGCAGTAGTTACATAGCATTTACAGAACTTTTGTGATACAATTTGATTATTAGCTTACCAGAGCACGACTACTATTTTGGTGGGGGGCGAGGCCACTTGAATTTAGCTACATAGCATTTAGGGGAGAATGTTTGGAGTGCATTGTTCAGTGCTTTGAAAGGTCCAGTAATAGTAATGAGTTGCTATTCTATTGGTAGAAACTTGCCTTCTTTAGTCACATTGAATTTTAGGTTCTGACATATAAAATTGCAAGGGAATATGAAATTCCCACAGAAAGACTTTCAATTTTACAATGCCTGCGTAATAATGCCCAATTCTTACAAAGATgcttgggttttttattttttgtgtatgATCATGACTGATATAATTGGTTGATATAATGCCATGtgtgattttaaataaacattgtTTAAGATGTTATcgttcattatttttattttatcatttaacgaGTTTGCATTGAAGTTTTTTATTGGACTTGTGatgcattttcttatatattttatactcTGAATAGAGTTGGCTAAAGTTTATTGTGGATAGGAGGCCTAAGTCCTACTTTTTATGATTATGACAAGTGTGCTGCTATAACAGGATGCGCCAGTACTTGGGAAGCCTACAATTTTTGCAACGGATAATGTGGGGTAAATTGCCTATCCTGAGTGCTCAAGCTTGCAACTATACCTTCTGTGTTagggctctttttttttaattcatcatgaTTTGGCTTGTAGGTCTCTCTCAAAAATTTACACACTATTCGTAAACCACCTTACATGTTTAGGTCTCCCATGACAGATGTTAGTGGTTTGGGTGTTTTTTCTAGGAGAATATGACATCTATCTGTCCTGTATGTGTTATAATCTGTTCACATTTCACACTAGTGGGTTGTGCTAGGAGAAATATACTGTCCTAGAAGTTTGTATGTATTAGAATAACTATAGCAGGTTGTGCCGTGAGAAATATATGATTTCTCCAACCTATAAGTTTTTATGTAAATCCATTTGTACTTTACGATAGTGGGCCATTTAACGGAACACTGATGTAAACCTAGGATGATGCttcaatattaatatgtttCCTACCTTTTCAGCCCGGGTAAACTGAataatcctttttttctctctctaaattttCGTAGTTATaacaatgcttcatatgattAAAATGGACTCGTGATGTCCTTTCATCTCTTTGAGTATATAGAGTTCTAATATGATGTGTTTTCTGTCAGTCAAAAGATTCAATGGGTTCAATGTGAAGATTGTCTTAAGTGGCGCAAATTGCCTGCCAATGCTCTTCTTCCCTCCAAATGGGCATGTTCTAGTAATACATGGGATCCTGAAAGGTATAATCTGAATCCATTTATTCATTCAGGCTTGGGTTTATCCTTCAGATCCTGTTTGATAGCCCGTGGGATCTCAAAATTATTCTAGGGTGCAACcaatgtattttcttttaatttcttaacaaCATTCAAACGTACATTTGAGGTCCCAGAATTACTAGCTTTGGTGCCTGTTCGGTTAACTTTGTCATTCTTTACATGGTAAATAATGAACCGAGGCAGTGCCCTCACTTTTGTCTCTTAAATAGACTAGTTATATAAACGTTGAATGTTGTTTGTATACATGTTAATTGCAGGCTCTTGCATTTTGctaacattttttattacatctgCTGTCAGATCATCATGTTCCGTGGCTCAAGAATTGACAGCAGAGCAGCTTGAAGATCTTCTTCCATCCTGTAATTTAGGTATAAATTGCTTATAGTGACTTCATTTTGTTGTTTCTCCGTAATTGAAATTCGGTAATTTATGATTCGGTAATTTATGGTCATGCAAGGCAATTAAGTTATCCTCAAGCGTGGCACCAAGTATCATGATCTAATTTTCACTGCTGTTGCTGTGTATATGTgcattttaatgatttttatggaATCTCGTTCAAATGGCGATGATCTCCTTCTCAACTGCCCAATTTGAATCTGTTGTTATGGTTGTGAAGCAGTAGTCACTTCCAAGAGATCGAAGGATGCTAAGAAGGATATTGATAGGGTCGAAGCTCTGGAGGGGCTTGACACTCTTG
The DNA window shown above is from Populus trichocarpa isolate Nisqually-1 chromosome 4, P.trichocarpa_v4.1, whole genome shotgun sequence and carries:
- the LOC7490792 gene encoding B3 domain-containing protein Os07g0563300 isoform X2; the protein is MSSSPPHLPTSTTATTANNNNTSCSSSSTALSRKCFNSDCTDFKSRKGWRLRSGDFAELCDRCASAYEEGSFCETFHLRASGWRCCESCGKGVHCGCIVSIQTFTLLDAGGIACMACERKSFVLTSNPAWSPLFYHAPFPERLKDLSVKSWSQLAGSGPVPWRQAPSLFNPSAAQSELQTRMPYEVDRLNTGERFSAPSLEKRKVEDFSEKFINGNLRIRLQDIVENGNAGIIGEEQPQPSSSLMEDASGQQFGITIPYKSISESNSQIEGSVNALQPAPPPPFTKHFHGSLHNGVDSSVDGHIRNGKPRTDARGRSQLLPRYWPRFTDGELQQISGNSNSVIKPLFEKMLSASDAGRIGRLVLPKKCAEAYFPPISQPEGLPLRVQDSKGKEWIFQFRFWPNNNSRMYVLEGVTPCIQNMQLQAGDIVTFSRLEPEGKLVMGFRKATSAPPSDQDNETSQTGNGVSTKGDAELDPSPWSKVDKSGYIAKEVLEGKSSIRKRKSSTLGSKSKRLRIENEDMIELKLTWEEAQGLLRPPPDHVPSIVAIEGFEFEEYEDAPVLGKPTIFATDNVGQKIQWVQCEDCLKWRKLPANALLPSKWACSSNTWDPERSSCSVAQELTAEQLEDLLPSCNLVVTSKRSKDAKKDIDRVEALEGLDTLANLAILGEGEAFPASSQATTKHPRHRPGCSCIVCIQPPSGKGPKHKQTCTCNVCQTVKRRFKTLMMKREKKQSEKEAETKQSEKEAETTRKRQQEPSAEKLLDDEPSPSSNTGSESGSPNKKKTVSEGSDDDPSRMKSSTSPFKGQIDLNIQPEREDELSPGSDSGGMMRMLQDATETYLRMQRFLSSDGDNNPSGNHMLSSGGTREKVSDVIMLGSSHQDADKDHPSAFSMNASASTPATG
- the LOC7490792 gene encoding B3 domain-containing protein Os07g0563300 isoform X1 gives rise to the protein MSSSPPHLPTSTTATTANNNNTSCSSSSTALSRKCFNSDCTDFKSRKGWRLRSGDFAELCDRCASAYEEGSFCETFHLRASGWRCCESCGKGVHCGCIVSIQTFTLLDAGGIACMACERKSFVLTSNPAWSPLFYHAPFPERLKDLSVKSWSQLAGSGPVPWRQAPSLFNPSAAQSELQTRMPYEVDRLNTGERFSAPSLEKRKVEDFSEKFINGNLRIRLQDIVENGNAGIIGEEQPQPSSSLMEDASGQQFGITIPYKSISESNSQIEGSVNALQPAPPPPFTKHFHGSLHNGVDSSVDGHIRNGKPRTDARGRSQLLPRYWPRFTDGELQQISGNSNSVIKPLFEKMLSASDAGRIGRLVLPKKCAEAYFPPISQPEGLPLRVQDSKGKEWIFQFRFWPNNNSRMYVLEGVTPCIQNMQLQAGDIVTFSRLEPEGKLVMGFRKATSAPPSDQDNETSQTGNGVSTKGDAELDPSPWSKVDKSGYIAKEVLEGKSSIRKRKSSTLGSKSKRLRIENEDMIELKLTWEEAQGLLRPPPDHVPSIVAIEGFEFEEYEDAPVLGKPTIFATDNVGQKIQWVQCEDCLKWRKLPANALLPSKWACSSNTWDPERSSCSVAQELTAEQLEDLLPSCNLAVVTSKRSKDAKKDIDRVEALEGLDTLANLAILGEGEAFPASSQATTKHPRHRPGCSCIVCIQPPSGKGPKHKQTCTCNVCQTVKRRFKTLMMKREKKQSEKEAETKQSEKEAETTRKRQQEPSAEKLLDDEPSPSSNTGSESGSPNKKKTVSEGSDDDPSRMKSSTSPFKGQIDLNIQPEREDELSPGSDSGGMMRMLQDATETYLRMQRFLSSDGDNNPSGNHMLSSGGTREKVSDVIMLGSSHQDADKDHPSAFSMNASASTPATG